From Pseudoalteromonas rubra, one genomic window encodes:
- a CDS encoding TonB-dependent receptor: protein MKNQGSKVKTKYMNNYLKSSYVAVCVATALSGMSFGAAAEEQTGANQAIETIEVRGIRRSLTEALNTKRFANSVVDSISAEDIGKFPDKNIGDAMQRIPGVTVVRTFGEVSGVTVRGTAPEHSMVLLNGQNVASVGWFDLGGVNRSFNFEMLASEQISGMDVYKSVESDINEGAMGGTVNLKTRKPLDMDSGTVFASVENAYHGNAKEWSPAYSGLASWKNEQENFGILVAYSNEESKVYRETLSTFGPPGATTLEDSNGVLRKTSCCAASILFDEDRERSSSQISVQYAPSDALTLGLDYNLFELENDHINSALFTIMDYGTLQGDSVRVNEQGIVTAATVTASGPGRAPLFNNTVLRTPDMQTDVINFTANYQAESWSADFVLGQSTAQGRIGQTSTWWGDISERANSGFSYDVSGPLELIPVNPDYMSSHDNFELFHEYTYINYERDNEIDYIQADFTFELDSPVMTSIQAGIKFQEQVFSYQENNQDLNVDAIREGGERLTLGDFNGGFVSGLHSAEGRAGSLSGFPIGTRGLWDYARSNAPGTVTVKDAFSIEEDIAAAYVKANFSGEGFRGNLGLRVVETDILSKGEINGVKGEVDKSYTNYLPSLNLAIDLSEDMIFRFAAGSTVSRPDYDDMKVADIISESFKTANVGSPDLDPYKSDQYDMGVEWYFNPSSVLGATLFVKNISDYIEQTTAAEFYPGCGEGCLVTRSRNVGTADVRGIELQYQHAFENGFGIQANYTYTDSSRTDSTGKEMPIEEVSQNSYNLSGYYENDLFSVRLAYNYRDDWVRQYNGSSLDSLNDAYDQVDASVVWHVTDNVDVSFEAINLLNEALVLRQPTAGNIVHAVDEFGTRYFVGASVRF from the coding sequence ATGAAAAATCAGGGCTCAAAGGTAAAAACCAAGTATATGAATAACTATCTGAAATCCAGTTACGTGGCAGTATGTGTAGCAACAGCGTTGTCGGGTATGTCGTTTGGTGCTGCGGCTGAGGAACAGACTGGTGCGAATCAGGCAATTGAAACCATTGAAGTAAGAGGGATCAGACGTAGCCTCACGGAGGCGCTGAACACCAAGCGTTTCGCCAACTCTGTTGTCGACTCGATTTCGGCTGAAGACATCGGTAAATTCCCGGATAAGAACATCGGTGATGCGATGCAGCGTATTCCGGGTGTGACTGTGGTCAGAACCTTTGGTGAGGTCAGCGGTGTAACAGTGCGTGGTACTGCGCCTGAGCACAGCATGGTGTTGCTGAATGGCCAGAACGTTGCCAGTGTCGGTTGGTTTGACCTGGGTGGTGTGAACCGTAGCTTTAACTTTGAAATGCTTGCGTCAGAACAAATCTCCGGTATGGATGTGTATAAGTCGGTTGAGTCGGATATCAACGAGGGCGCTATGGGTGGTACGGTTAACCTTAAAACCCGCAAGCCTCTGGATATGGACTCAGGTACCGTATTTGCGTCCGTAGAAAATGCCTATCATGGCAACGCCAAAGAGTGGTCGCCAGCCTACTCAGGTCTGGCAAGCTGGAAAAACGAGCAGGAAAACTTTGGTATCCTGGTTGCCTATTCAAATGAAGAGTCGAAGGTATATCGCGAGACGTTATCCACATTCGGCCCTCCTGGTGCAACGACACTCGAAGACAGTAATGGTGTACTCAGAAAAACGTCTTGTTGTGCGGCATCTATTCTGTTCGATGAAGACAGAGAACGCAGCAGTAGCCAGATCAGTGTTCAGTATGCGCCGAGCGATGCGCTGACACTTGGCCTGGATTACAATTTGTTCGAACTGGAAAACGACCACATTAACTCGGCTCTATTCACCATCATGGATTACGGTACCTTGCAGGGTGATTCGGTCAGAGTGAATGAGCAAGGGATTGTTACCGCAGCAACGGTCACAGCCTCAGGCCCAGGTCGCGCTCCTCTGTTCAACAACACGGTATTGCGTACGCCAGATATGCAAACGGATGTTATTAACTTTACTGCGAATTATCAGGCAGAGTCCTGGTCTGCCGACTTTGTCCTTGGTCAGTCAACCGCCCAAGGCCGAATTGGCCAGACAAGTACCTGGTGGGGTGATATCAGTGAGCGTGCCAATTCAGGTTTTTCTTATGATGTGAGCGGCCCGTTAGAGCTTATTCCGGTCAACCCGGATTATATGAGTAGTCATGATAATTTTGAACTGTTCCATGAATATACCTATATCAATTATGAACGCGATAATGAGATAGATTACATTCAGGCCGATTTTACCTTTGAGCTGGATTCACCTGTGATGACTTCAATCCAGGCTGGTATTAAGTTCCAGGAACAAGTGTTTTCATACCAGGAAAATAACCAGGATCTGAATGTTGACGCCATCCGTGAAGGGGGGGAACGACTGACTCTTGGCGACTTTAACGGTGGTTTTGTGTCGGGCCTGCATAGTGCCGAAGGGCGTGCGGGTAGCTTATCAGGTTTTCCAATCGGTACTCGCGGGTTGTGGGACTATGCGCGTAGCAATGCGCCGGGCACTGTCACAGTGAAAGATGCCTTCTCTATTGAAGAGGACATTGCCGCTGCGTACGTAAAAGCCAACTTCTCAGGAGAAGGCTTCCGCGGTAACTTAGGCTTGCGTGTAGTCGAAACCGATATTCTCTCCAAAGGTGAAATCAATGGGGTGAAGGGAGAAGTCGATAAAAGTTATACGAATTATCTTCCCAGCCTGAACCTGGCGATCGATCTGAGCGAAGACATGATCTTCCGATTTGCGGCGGGATCAACGGTATCACGACCAGACTATGACGACATGAAAGTTGCGGACATTATTTCAGAGAGCTTTAAAACAGCGAATGTCGGTAGCCCGGATCTGGACCCGTATAAGTCAGACCAATACGACATGGGTGTCGAATGGTACTTCAACCCGTCTTCCGTGCTAGGTGCGACCTTGTTTGTGAAGAACATCAGTGACTACATTGAGCAAACGACTGCTGCTGAGTTCTACCCAGGATGTGGTGAAGGGTGTCTGGTGACGCGTTCGCGTAACGTCGGTACAGCCGATGTACGTGGTATTGAATTACAGTATCAGCATGCGTTTGAAAACGGCTTTGGTATACAGGCAAACTACACCTATACCGATAGCAGCCGCACTGACTCGACGGGTAAGGAAATGCCCATCGAAGAAGTATCACAAAACTCCTATAACCTGTCGGGTTACTATGAAAACGACCTGTTCAGTGTGCGCCTCGCTTACAACTACCGTGATGACTGGGTACGCCAGTATAACGGCAGCAGCCTGGATAGCCTGAACGATGCATACGATCAGGTTGATGCCTCGGTGGTGTGGCATGTTACCGACAACGTTGATGTGTCGTTTGAAGCGATTAACCTGCTCAATGAGGCGCTGGTGCTAAGACAGCCAACAGCAGGCAATATCGTCCACGCTGTCGATGAGTTTGGTACGCGTTACTTTGTGGGTGCCAGTGTTCGCTTCTAA
- a CDS encoding class 1 fructose-bisphosphatase, whose amino-acid sequence MRRLPPVLIEDGCSRELVSLIRTILAACKEISFRVGQGALSGVLGSTLDENIQGETQKKLDVLSNQLLKDILLESGYVKAIASEEEEGTVAGSPDAKFIVAFDPLDGSSNTDINSLVGTIFSIMEAPEDADPADPAIFMQPGHKQVAAGYVLYGPCTTLALTTGKGTRIFTLDKTHGSFLLTEEFAKIPEDTKEFAINASNQRHWQPAMQSYINDLLAGDTGPRGKNFNMRWIAAMVGDVHRVLCRGGLFTYPADTKNPEKPYKLRLMYEANPMAMLVEQAGGLAHTGEQRILDIDPEHIHQRVAVILGSKNEVEACLGYHK is encoded by the coding sequence ATGCGTAGACTTCCACCGGTGTTAATTGAAGACGGCTGTTCCCGTGAACTGGTTTCTCTGATCCGAACCATTCTGGCTGCCTGTAAAGAAATCTCTTTCCGCGTAGGTCAGGGCGCGCTGTCAGGCGTGTTGGGCTCAACGCTGGATGAAAACATTCAGGGCGAAACTCAGAAGAAACTCGACGTATTGTCTAACCAGCTACTCAAAGACATTCTGCTGGAATCTGGCTATGTAAAAGCCATTGCCTCAGAAGAAGAAGAAGGCACGGTAGCAGGCAGCCCGGATGCCAAATTTATTGTCGCATTCGATCCGCTGGACGGTTCTTCTAATACCGATATCAATTCGCTGGTAGGCACCATCTTCTCCATTATGGAAGCCCCGGAAGACGCGGATCCGGCTGATCCGGCTATCTTTATGCAGCCGGGCCACAAGCAAGTAGCCGCTGGCTACGTCCTGTATGGCCCGTGCACCACACTGGCACTGACCACAGGTAAAGGCACACGTATCTTCACGCTGGATAAAACCCACGGCAGTTTCCTGCTGACAGAAGAATTTGCCAAAATCCCGGAAGACACTAAAGAATTTGCCATCAATGCGTCAAACCAGCGTCACTGGCAACCGGCCATGCAAAGCTACATCAACGACCTGCTGGCAGGCGACACAGGCCCGCGCGGTAAAAACTTCAACATGCGCTGGATTGCAGCCATGGTAGGTGATGTACACCGCGTGCTATGTCGCGGCGGCCTGTTTACCTACCCGGCCGACACCAAAAACCCGGAAAAGCCATACAAACTGCGCCTGATGTACGAAGCCAACCCGATGGCCATGCTGGTAGAACAAGCCGGCGGCCTGGCCCATACCGGTGAGCAACGCATTCTGGATATCGACCCGGAGCATATCCACCAGCGCGTAGCGGTGATCTTAGGCTCGAAAAACGAAGTCGAAGCGTGTCTTGGATATCATAAGTAA
- a CDS encoding glycoside hydrolase family 3 protein translates to MDIEKKVAQLIDTLSIEEKVGQLFVLAFAGEDRDYAKTLVKERHIGGFYITDDNAANPASAAQLARELQHEAALRACDAPLLLAVDQEGSWGILTQYTDLGPGNLGLGKADNTALTADMYQVFAEQMQEVGYNTLLSPCADVNANPDNPIIGLRAFGEQTHHVARHVAAAVRGVQRSGSLSCAKHFPGHGDTHNDSHQTLPVVDKSLQQLMREDLLPFKAAIESGVPLIMTSHISYPQIDADYPATLSSTILQGVLRQQLGFNGIIITDSMNMWSMRKNYAPEEAAILALQAGANLVMLSEEHYENSTTPYKAIQAQTIDGVIAAVKQGSLSESVIDARLQQVLAFKYQHFATSSQTTASVLESANELAREAASSAIRVLRNDDQQWPLEGRAFTLAFAADPKGYDNIVNSRGIGPNDPNSARDVILETLAERGREYRLWQHEQFMAALQAPTEPLAEPLVLITEDYPLPGESFDVADQQQRVQQALQKWPGRVIVIAMRSDYELSQYADLSTYVCAYSSRAVSARVIAEQL, encoded by the coding sequence ATGGATATTGAAAAGAAAGTAGCACAGCTTATCGACACACTTTCTATCGAAGAAAAGGTTGGACAGCTGTTTGTTCTGGCATTTGCCGGAGAAGATCGTGATTACGCAAAGACGCTGGTCAAGGAGCGGCATATTGGGGGCTTTTACATTACCGATGATAATGCCGCTAACCCGGCCAGTGCAGCGCAGTTAGCCCGTGAGTTACAGCATGAGGCGGCATTGAGAGCCTGCGATGCGCCTTTACTACTGGCCGTTGATCAGGAAGGTTCCTGGGGGATCCTGACTCAGTATACCGATCTGGGACCGGGTAACCTGGGTCTGGGTAAAGCGGACAACACGGCGCTGACGGCAGACATGTATCAGGTCTTTGCTGAGCAGATGCAGGAAGTTGGCTACAACACGCTGCTGTCACCCTGTGCGGATGTGAATGCCAACCCAGATAACCCGATCATTGGTTTGCGTGCCTTTGGTGAGCAGACTCACCATGTTGCCCGTCATGTTGCTGCTGCGGTGCGTGGCGTGCAGCGTAGTGGTAGCCTGAGTTGTGCCAAACATTTCCCGGGTCACGGAGATACCCACAATGATTCGCACCAGACACTGCCCGTGGTTGATAAGTCTTTGCAGCAATTGATGCGCGAGGACTTGCTGCCTTTTAAGGCGGCGATTGAGTCTGGTGTTCCGCTGATCATGACCAGTCATATCAGCTACCCGCAAATCGATGCCGACTATCCGGCGACCTTATCGTCCACTATTTTGCAGGGCGTATTGCGCCAGCAGTTAGGGTTTAACGGCATTATTATCACCGACAGCATGAATATGTGGTCTATGCGTAAGAACTATGCACCAGAAGAAGCGGCCATCCTGGCATTACAGGCAGGTGCTAACCTGGTGATGCTCAGTGAAGAACACTACGAAAACAGTACGACCCCTTACAAAGCGATCCAGGCACAAACCATTGATGGCGTAATCGCTGCGGTTAAACAGGGCAGTTTAAGTGAATCGGTTATCGACGCCCGCTTGCAGCAGGTACTGGCATTTAAATATCAGCATTTTGCCACCTCATCGCAAACAACGGCCAGTGTGCTGGAAAGCGCGAATGAACTGGCGCGCGAGGCGGCAAGTTCGGCCATTCGGGTATTACGTAATGACGACCAGCAGTGGCCACTTGAGGGTCGCGCATTTACGCTGGCATTTGCCGCTGATCCCAAAGGGTACGACAACATTGTTAATAGCCGGGGGATCGGTCCTAACGATCCGAACTCAGCCCGGGATGTGATCCTTGAGACGCTGGCAGAGCGCGGGCGGGAATATCGACTCTGGCAGCATGAGCAATTTATGGCTGCGCTGCAGGCACCCACCGAACCGCTGGCTGAGCCCTTGGTGTTGATCACTGAAGATTACCCCTTACCGGGAGAAAGCTTCGATGTGGCAGACCAACAGCAACGTGTCCAGCAGGCACTACAAAAATGGCCTGGCAGGGTCATAGTGATCGCCATGCGTTCCGACTACGAATTATCGCAATATGCTGATCTATCAACTTATGTTTGTGCTTACTCGAGCAGGGCCGTGAGTGCCCGGGTTATCGCAGAGCAACTTTAA
- a CDS encoding carbohydrate-binding protein — translation MKLKMTGCAVAVILSCSASAGTGVQDFLDSLRNFESGINPALADFYLENLNNPVYKYAKVSAPGRMVRDCSTGSMIPEDTTINQFFTKLGIDGIYNSQTPYSAEMFKTMQYNSMNAWGFVGYQLGEAVLIDAGYYSPKVVTVDGKEYDSFYVFVEDSTWIGCKTEALVEIVGSGGNQIQATDVNRWEGTFVGKNGVNSFADLLIPDNQELVMRDAMRFNYGVMTQLLTDANMTWEQALAKSWPGTDDNGNAITVQATMSGLLAAAHLRGAWGTARLLTKDEITCDELGTCITKYVHKFGGYNTIFDTPADDVIEGSKYDEKLSAGWGNDLVLPGGGADTIELHEQSGSVTTVRDFTVGEDRIILRDWQAAAPLSNLSVSDVPAGVELAFAGQRVVLEGVSAAAVNVNTEAVIAQSDIYEIAWSGKQTVTGFNPQLDKIRGTAGIGFKHLKAYETDTALVVGVQAKDGGIYSSVELVGLTVADLTPEMFDNVTGGYDRLGFIVPLNSRNWGWNMSLTVNSFDPAKTVISMPLFNYTFSMLVLTQEGADTVITLDETASKGDKKRLVLKNTDLNSLSAANFDYVSGNFVDAVIDVPVFYDITATVVGTGGSISPAPDASGVISAKGNTDFTLTFVPDSGYRVATLKVDGVSVTAQSSYTFPALSATHSVQVTFEPGNSCPAPWNETQVYTGGDQVTFGGKTYEAKWWTQGNNPASLGPWKEIANCQ, via the coding sequence ATGAAATTGAAAATGACAGGATGTGCAGTAGCCGTAATCTTAAGTTGTTCTGCGTCAGCGGGAACAGGCGTACAGGACTTTTTGGATAGCTTAAGAAACTTCGAATCGGGTATTAACCCTGCTCTGGCTGACTTTTACCTTGAGAACCTGAATAACCCGGTTTACAAGTATGCCAAAGTGTCAGCGCCTGGTCGTATGGTACGTGACTGTTCAACAGGCAGCATGATCCCGGAAGATACCACCATTAATCAGTTCTTCACTAAGCTGGGCATTGACGGCATCTACAACTCACAAACTCCGTATAGCGCCGAGATGTTCAAAACCATGCAGTATAACTCGATGAATGCCTGGGGTTTCGTGGGTTATCAGCTGGGTGAAGCGGTACTGATCGATGCTGGTTACTATAGCCCGAAAGTAGTGACAGTGGATGGTAAGGAATACGACAGTTTCTATGTGTTTGTGGAAGACAGCACCTGGATTGGCTGTAAAACGGAAGCCCTGGTTGAGATCGTCGGCTCAGGCGGTAACCAAATCCAGGCAACGGATGTAAACCGCTGGGAAGGAACCTTTGTTGGTAAGAATGGCGTCAACTCGTTTGCTGATCTGCTGATCCCGGATAATCAGGAACTGGTGATGCGCGATGCTATGCGGTTTAACTATGGCGTGATGACGCAGTTGCTGACCGATGCCAACATGACCTGGGAGCAGGCACTGGCTAAGAGCTGGCCTGGCACAGACGACAATGGTAACGCCATCACAGTACAAGCAACCATGTCTGGCCTGCTGGCTGCGGCACACTTACGTGGTGCCTGGGGTACAGCACGCTTGCTGACCAAGGATGAAATCACCTGTGATGAACTGGGTACCTGTATCACCAAATATGTACATAAGTTCGGTGGCTACAACACCATCTTCGACACGCCAGCAGATGACGTTATCGAAGGTTCTAAATACGATGAAAAGCTCTCCGCGGGTTGGGGGAACGACTTAGTACTGCCAGGCGGTGGTGCAGACACCATTGAACTGCACGAGCAGAGCGGCTCAGTGACCACAGTACGTGATTTCACTGTTGGCGAAGATCGCATCATCTTGCGTGATTGGCAGGCTGCTGCACCACTGAGTAACCTGTCTGTGTCAGATGTTCCTGCCGGTGTTGAATTAGCGTTTGCTGGTCAGCGTGTGGTGCTCGAAGGCGTATCGGCTGCGGCTGTGAACGTTAATACCGAAGCGGTGATCGCCCAGTCGGATATCTATGAAATTGCGTGGTCTGGTAAGCAAACCGTGACGGGCTTCAATCCTCAGTTGGATAAGATCCGTGGCACCGCAGGAATTGGCTTTAAGCACCTGAAAGCCTACGAAACAGACACCGCTTTGGTCGTCGGCGTACAGGCTAAAGATGGCGGTATTTACAGCTCGGTTGAGCTGGTAGGCCTGACAGTGGCTGATCTGACGCCTGAGATGTTTGATAACGTCACTGGTGGTTATGACCGCCTGGGCTTCATCGTGCCACTGAACAGCCGCAACTGGGGCTGGAATATGTCACTGACGGTTAACAGCTTCGACCCTGCAAAAACTGTGATCAGCATGCCACTGTTCAACTACACCTTCTCTATGCTGGTGCTAACGCAGGAAGGTGCTGATACGGTTATCACGCTGGATGAAACGGCATCAAAAGGTGACAAGAAGCGCCTGGTACTGAAAAACACCGATCTGAACAGCCTCAGCGCTGCAAACTTCGATTACGTATCGGGTAACTTTGTTGATGCAGTGATTGACGTGCCGGTATTCTACGATATCACGGCAACGGTTGTGGGCACGGGTGGTAGCATTTCACCAGCGCCGGATGCAAGTGGTGTGATCAGCGCGAAAGGCAACACCGACTTTACGCTGACCTTTGTACCAGACAGTGGTTATCGTGTCGCCACTCTGAAAGTCGATGGCGTGAGTGTGACAGCGCAGTCAAGCTACACCTTCCCGGCATTGTCTGCGACGCACAGCGTACAGGTGACCTTTGAACCTGGCAATTCTTGCCCGGCACCCTGGAATGAAACTCAGGTATACACCGGCGGTGATCAGGTGACCTTTGGCGGTAAAACCTATGAAGCGAAGTGGTGGACTCAGGGCAACAACCCGGCCTCATTGGGCCCATGGAAAGAAATTGCCAATTGTCAGTAA